One window of the Diospyros lotus cultivar Yz01 chromosome 12, ASM1463336v1, whole genome shotgun sequence genome contains the following:
- the LOC127787493 gene encoding peroxisomal acyl-coenzyme A oxidase 1-like produces MTSSMIIANCAEPLLAFGIRAAGEYCKDFYCEFLVRPLCNSAFFVCMNCELALHLYCIPNVPPTARDMHHRHPLTLTSSPIKDYPNDDDDYADYYCDSCEKKRFLNDPSGYYCAQGHHHGHDGIEECRKLCGGHGYLCSSGLPELFAVYIPACTYEGDNVVLLLQVARFLMKTLSQLDSGFQPVGTTADMGLVEHVRQYRRNVGTAEDWLNPSAVVEAFEVRGIRMSVACAQSLSKLSNPEEGFVELSADLIEAAVAHCQLIVVSKSVVFTAFSFS; encoded by the exons ATGACAAGTTCCATGATAATTGCCAACTGTGCGGAACCACTACTCGCGTTTGGAATTCGCGCGGCGGGGGAGTACTGTAAGGACTTTTACTGTGAATTCCTCGTCCGTCCACT CTGCAACTCGGCGTTCTTCGTATGCATGAACTGTGAGTTGGCACTCCATCTGTATTGCATTCCAAACGTGCCACCAACTGCGAGAGATATGCATCACAGGCATCCCCTCACCCTCACAAGTTCACCGATCAAGGACTACccaaatgatgatgatgattatgcAGACTATTATTGTGATAGCTGTGAGAAAAAGCGGTTTCTGAACGATCCTAGCGGTTACTACTGTGCCCAGGGTCATCATCATGgtcat GATGGTATTGAAGAATGCAGGAAATTGTGTGGCGGGCATGGCTACCTTTGTAGCAGTGGACTTCCTGAATTATTTGCTGTTTACATCCCTGCTTGTACATATGAAGGAGATAATGTTGTGCTGCTTCTACAG GTTGCAAGGTTTCTCATGAAGACTCTGTCTCAGCTGGATTCTGGATTTCAACCAGTGGGTACAACAGCTGATATGGGGCTAGTTGAGCATGTAAGGCAATATCGTCGCAATGTTGGGACAG CCGAGGATTGGTTAAATCCCAGTGCAGTAGTGGAAGCATTTGAAGTAAGGGGGATTAGAATGTCTGTTGCCTGTGCTCAAAGTTTAAGCAAGCTTTCAAATCCAGAAGAAG GCTTTGTGGAACTCTCAGCTGATTTAATAGAGGCAGCAGTTGCTCACTGCCAACTAATTGTAGTTTCAAAGTCAGTTGTTTTTactgctttctctttctcatag